A region of the Hemicordylus capensis ecotype Gifberg chromosome 9, rHemCap1.1.pri, whole genome shotgun sequence genome:
AGGATCTCACCCAAAGTACAAATATACAGTACAAATTGATTTATTTAAACAGGTACAAAAAAGCACAACAAAATAGATTATCCTCCTTGGACTGGTAATGCTTCGTCCAagggcaggggcaggagaagaggtGCTGGGCCCTGGGCGAATTCTAAGGCTTCAGAGAAGAGGCAGGGTTGAGGGCAGGGCTGCTACGCGCACACAACACGCCCCACGCCCGCTGCATCCAGGGAGGACGCCTACCCTGACTAAGGTGCTATGCAAGGGACTGCAGAGGGGGTGGCCTCCTCCACGGGGAGCCAGCCGCTGGGCCAGAGTGCCAGTCCAAACACTTCCGGGGCAGCCGATGTCCGGGAAAGGCACGTGTGCTCTTGCAAGGAGGGGCTACAGAGACACCCGGCAACCAAGAAGCGGGAGCGCTCAGGGTGAAAAGGGTCCTTGACGGGAGCCCGGCTGAAAGACAGCTCTCCAGCAGCCACGGGTTCAGCGCCCTCCCCCTTGCCAGGCACCCACCCCACCGGGCGGCTGAGGACACAGCCGGGCTGCTGTAAGCCCACTCTATTGCATATCAGGGAACCCTCCCCGAATACTGACCAGAGCTGGGCAAGAGGTCCCTCTGTAGTGTCGCACAAGAGAAATAGCTTATTGCTCTGGAAAACTGGCCCGCCCTGTCCCCGGCAGCCCCACTTGCAGCCCCATACCGTGAGCTGTCCAGCAACCAAGCAGGCcaagggggggggctggggctgccCGCAGAACGGGGGCAATTCAGCCTCAACAGCcacagagctgttgccaggaaagggggggggcgcAGCTGATCAAGTTGCAGCCACTAAAGCTCAGCTATGATGCAAGggcctccagccccccccccctccccgaaaaGCAAAGTGACCCCTTGCCCTGTGGCAGGGCAGGCACACCCCAGCTCCAACACCaacaactggggtggggggagcccaggCCCAATATGTACATGGGGACTCATGGAGGTCAGTGCTGCTTGAGACAGAGCCAGGGAAGCCTGAGAGAGAAGCAAGGCAGGGTGTCTGGACCAACAGGCTGCTGTTGGGAATAGTGCAAAGTGCTGGGAGGAGGCCTTGAAAGGAGACTCTAGAGGAGAAGGCGGGGGAGAGCACCACGGCTGCCACCCTCCAAgggcagagaagccccccagcccCAAGGACTGGCTAGCCGTGGCCTCCGTTTCCCAAGGGAACCAAGCCCAGAGGCCTCTCTTGGGTAGGGGAAGGCGGCTTCCGGCTGCAAATGCATTGCCGGTGGCTTTGACTCCCAGTCATTGAAAACGCCGAAGAAAGCCcggccacacacacccctacccagtTCCAGAGGCCAAGAGGGAACCCACCCAAAGGAGAGTTACTCTCCACCTGTAAGGGTGGGGCAGAGAGACTGGGTCAGCAGGGGGCATCGGGGACCAAGGGGGAGTTTGCATCTCTCTCTGGCCTACCAGCACCAGTGTGTCAGATTCAAGATCTGTGGGCCACTGGCTAGCTTCCCCTTGCTCTCCTCCAGTAAGGGGAGAACACTTTTCAGCTTGAAATGAGATGAAAAGAACCTGAATATCCTTTGCTGATCCCAAGGATTTTGTACATACCATGTGGGCTtttccaatccccttccaaaaaaaaaccccaccaaaaaaacaccTCCTGCAAGCTAGTTAAgtgcccagagcagctccaactgCTTCAGTCGCCAACCTGACCAGCCTGGTGGGAGAGGTGGGGAAATCCCAGGATAagagatgtgcaaaactgggGATGCTTCCACAAATCCGGGGTCATCAGCAGCTCTTTGACATGGCCAAGCAAAAACCGATGTCCTAGAACCTGGCCCTGGCCCTTTGGGCTAGAACACCAGCCGCTGCCCAGGATGGGGCTGGCTCTGCCTGtggggctgccgccaccacccccacccttcctctcctcctgccggGCCTTAGCTCCACCTGGCTGCAGGGCAAAGTAGTCACCGACTTGGTAGGCCTTCACTTTTAATCCAGTGCAGCAATTCAGTTTCACTTCAATGCAACAAGCGTGAGGAAACCGCATGCAAAGGCCACCCTGAGGAGAAGCTCAGCCTAGGGGGCCAAGCCGAGCTGTCCATTCTCCCCTAACTCTGAGCTTGGAGGTGGGCTGCTGCCCAGAGCTCAGCTGCCAAGCCCAAGCCCACCCCTTTGGGAAGAGAAGCTTGACTTGGACCTGAGCAGAAACCACCCTGCCTCTTCCCTTGGCTCCCCCTCCCAGGCCAGCATTCCCTGCCTCTCTCCTGCAGACACTTCCCTGGAGAAGACGCCCTGCTGTACGTGAGCAAGGGTCCTATAAAGTGCTTATACAAAGAGAGGGCCATCGCCAGGGTCCCAATCCTCTCTCACAGAAGAAGAGCACAAACGGCTCCCGTCAGAGTCTGCCCCCTTCGCCCTGTGGTAGAGAAGGAGGAACCCTCTGTCAGTGGAATGCTTCCAGGCACACAGCCAGGGCTGGGGAAAGGCAGCAGTCTCCCAACTGGTAGGAGCCCAGCTCAGCACGGCACACACTTGGCCCTCTGGCCAGGCTTCACTTCCCTGCGTTGGAACGACCCTCAATGGACAACTTGACCTCCTGGGGAATGAACGAGGGGCGGAGCAGAGGGGGCCGGGACTCCTCCCCAAATCTTTGGAAACTGGGGCCTGCCCAGCCATGCAGAGCAACAGGCTCCAGGCGGGAGGGCTCCTGAGGGGAGCCCAGGgctgccaccccacccttctCCAGCGGGCTTTCCTTCCCAGCTCTGCCTTGTGGCTCTCTGAGGCTCTGGCTGCCTCTCCCTGGCCTCTCCCGGGCAGCTCCCTGGAGAGCGAGCCGCCCATTCATGCTCTGCAGACTGATGGAGATGCACACGTCACCCACCTGCAGCCGGTGGCAGGGGAGCAAGAAGAGCCGAGCCGTCCGCTCCGGGCTGCAGGAACTCCAGCCCTGGCCGTAGACAAAGAATGGGTGCTCAGGGGGGACGTCAATGCTGactttgctctgctgctccccgaCCACAAAATGCAGGGTGACCAGGCCCTGCCAGGGGCTCTCTTGGATGTCCACCACAGTGCTGGAGTCGATCTTCAGGCCGCCACTCACCTCAGCACTGCGCACAAAGTCCTGGGTTTGCAGCTCCTCCACCCGCTTCAGCTCCCCGGTGGCCAACTGGATGATGGCTCCTTTCATGAAGTGGGAGGGCAAGTGACTCTGGGAGGAGCCACCCTCCGGATTGCGGGAGGCCCCCTGGGGTGATGCCTCCGGACTCACACTCTCTAggccatccccagctgcaggctGGAAGGACCCCGAGAGGTGCTTGCCGTTGGCCACCATCATCAGGCCTTTGAAGACTTGCCTGGGGCAGAGATGATCCTCAGGGGACTTGGCCGACAGTCTCTGTGAGAAGCTCTTCTCCACAGCAGCTTCCACTGGATTCCTTGCCagttctccctcctgctccaagGGATGACCAtgggagagatttaaagggctCAAATTGTCTTTCTGTGGATCAGAACAGCCAGTGTAGTCCTGAGAAGGGAGCACCCCCACCACTCTCTGCACCTCCAGGTCCGTGTCTGGGGTACTCCGCTGAGAGGCTACCGAGGCTTCTGTTCTCGCCGTCTGACAACTGGTTAAGAAGGGACCGTCAGTGCCGCACTCGAGGGCTGGTGTCGGCCACTGCCCTTCGGCCTTCCTGCTGCCCAAATCCAGGACCTTGCTTTCCTTGGGCCCCACAGCAGGCCTCTGCACTCCATTAGCCGTGACTATTTTGGAATCCAACTGACTCTGGAGCAGAGGTTGCTCGGGGTTTGGGTCAGCAACAGGAGTCTCAAACGAAGGATAGCCCGATGGCAGCCGGGACATCTGGTAGTAGACAGGAATTCTGCCTGCTGCCGCATCCAAATGCTGGCCCCCAAGGTGTGGTGCTGCACTCTTGCCGTAGCCGTGCGCAGCCTGGGGTGGAGGGGTGGCGTCTCCAGCCAGGAGAGGCGCGTAGGGCACCAAGTGAGGGATGTGGGAGGCGGCCAGGGTAGCAGAAGACGGCAGAAGGTGGCCAGGCAGGAAGCCCGGCGGCACCGCGTAGGGCACCGAATAGTGCGAGCCCACAAACTGCAAGGGGGCTGGGGGCAGCTGTGTGTAATGGATGGGCGAGTAGGAGACCCCTGGGTGCTGCGAGATGAGCTGGGAAGTCATGCTGAAGGCCGGGGGCAGCGGGCTCACGCTCACCACCGAGGGCGAGAAGGTGGCTGGCGGCGGCACCGCCACTTTGTACAGCAAGCCATACTGGTCCAGGGTGAGCCCGGCCACCGCCTCCGaggccccgctgctgctgctgctgccttcgcTGTAGCGGGGAGGCCCccggccgggcctgccgctgGCCCCCGCCGCCCACTCCGCCGGGGCCTCGCCGCCCGCTGGCCCCCGCTCGCCCGCCTGGCCCAGCTCCTCGCCGGCGGGAGGCGCCGCGGCCACCGGCAGGTCCCGCTTCTTGGggggaaggcactcctggccgcGCTCCTGGGCGGCTCTCATGGCCGGCCAGGCCcgcgggggcgggcgggcggacgggcaggcaggcaggcaggcagg
Encoded here:
- the ATXN1L gene encoding ataxin-1-like gives rise to the protein MRAAQERGQECLPPKKRDLPVAAAPPAGEELGQAGERGPAGGEAPAEWAAGASGRPGRGPPRYSEGSSSSSGASEAVAGLTLDQYGLLYKVAVPPPATFSPSVVSVSPLPPAFSMTSQLISQHPGVSYSPIHYTQLPPAPLQFVGSHYSVPYAVPPGFLPGHLLPSSATLAASHIPHLVPYAPLLAGDATPPPQAAHGYGKSAAPHLGGQHLDAAAGRIPVYYQMSRLPSGYPSFETPVADPNPEQPLLQSQLDSKIVTANGVQRPAVGPKESKVLDLGSRKAEGQWPTPALECGTDGPFLTSCQTARTEASVASQRSTPDTDLEVQRVVGVLPSQDYTGCSDPQKDNLSPLNLSHGHPLEQEGELARNPVEAAVEKSFSQRLSAKSPEDHLCPRQVFKGLMMVANGKHLSGSFQPAAGDGLESVSPEASPQGASRNPEGGSSQSHLPSHFMKGAIIQLATGELKRVEELQTQDFVRSAEVSGGLKIDSSTVVDIQESPWQGLVTLHFVVGEQQSKVSIDVPPEHPFFVYGQGWSSCSPERTARLFLLPCHRLQVGDVCISISLQSMNGRLALQGAARERPGRGSQSLREPQGRAGKESPLEKGGVAALGSPQEPSRLEPVALHGWAGPSFQRFGEESRPPLLRPSFIPQEVKLSIEGRSNAGK